In one window of Nerophis ophidion isolate RoL-2023_Sa linkage group LG05, RoL_Noph_v1.0, whole genome shotgun sequence DNA:
- the adra2db gene encoding alpha-2Db adrenergic receptor produces MDAGELNALLENVSRDSNITDAPPLPPLPPLPPLPHSAPAAVLIILVVAAVISVTIVGNVLVIVAVLTSRALRAPQNLFLVSLASADILVATLVIPFSLVNEVMGYWYFGSTWCAFYLALDVLFCTSSIVHLCAISLDRYWSVTKAVSYNLKRTPRRIKSMIAVVWLISAVISFPPLLMTKHDERECLLNDETWYILSSCLVSFFAPGLIMILVYCKIYKVAKQRSSTVFVAKNGLERQPSQSETCFVRQDRFETESPSSQSSGGHPRRRGELDDIDLEESCCAADTKARGHRLGRRGKAENSRVSWASSRAYPELQKQAARQHVDKTKVAQMREKRFTFVLAVVMGVFVLCWFPFFFTYSLHAVCRDSCYIPGALFNVFFWIGYCNSSVNPIIYTIFNRDFRKAFKKIVWPTSGRT; encoded by the coding sequence ATGGATGCCGGTGAGCTAAACGCCTTGTTGGAGAATGTCTCCCGGGACTCGAACATCACGGACGCGCCGCCTCTGCCGCCTCTGCCGCCTTTGCCGCCTCTGCCGCACTCGGCGCCGGCGGCGGTGCTCATCATCCTGGTCGTGGCCGCCGTCATCTCCGTCACCATCGTGGGGAACGTGTTGGTGATCGTGGCGGTGCTGACCAGCCGAGCCTTGCGCGCGCCGCAGAACCTCTTCCTGGTGTCCCTGGCCTCGGCGGACATCCTGGTGGCCACGCTGGTCATCCCCTTCTCGCTGGTCAACGAGGTGATGGGCTACTGGTACTTCGGCAGCACCTGGTGCGCCTTCTACCTGGCGCTGGACGTGCTGTTCTGCACCTCCTCCATCGTGCACCTGTGCGCCATCAGCCTGGACCGCTACTGGTCCGTGACCAAGGCGGTGAGCTACAACCTGAAGAGGACGCCCCGGCGCATCAAGTCCATGATCGCGGTGGTGTGGCTGATCTCGGCGGTCATCTCCTTCCCGCCTCTCCTCATGACCAAGCACGACGAGCGGGAGTGTCTCCTCAACGACGAGACCTGGTACATCCTCTCCTCCTGCCTGGTGTCCTTCTTCGCCCCGGGCCTGATCATGATCCTGGTCTACTGCAAGATCTACAAGGTGGCCAAGCAGCGCTCGTCCACGGTCTTCGTGGCCAAGAACGGCCTGGAGAGGCAGCCCTCCCAGTCCGAGACCTGCTTCGTCCGCCAGGACCGCTTCGAGACGGAGAGTCCCAGCAGCCAGAGCTCCGGCGGCCACCCGCGGAGACGCGGCGAGCTGGACGACATCGACCTGGAGGAGAGCTGCTGCGCGGCGGACACCAAAGCCCGCGGCCATCGCCTCGGCCGGCGCGGGAAAGCGGAGAACTCCCGCGTGTCTTGGGCGTCTTCCCGCGCGTACCCGGAGCTCCAGAAGCAGGCGGCGCGCCAGCACGTCGACAAGACCAAAGTGGCGCAGATGCGAGAGAAGCGCTTCACTTTCGTCCTGGCGGTGGTGATGGGGGTCTTCGTGCTGTGCTGGTTCCCCTTCTTCTTCACCTACAGCCTGCACGCCGTCTGCCGGGACAGCTGCTACATCCCCGGCGCGCTCTTCAACGTCTTCTTCTGGATCGGCTACTGCAACAGCTCCGTCAACCCCATCATCTACACCATCTTCAACAGGGATTTCAGAAAAGCCTTCAAGAAAATCGTCTGGCCGACCTCCGGGCGCACATGA